The Metabacillus schmidteae genome has a segment encoding these proteins:
- a CDS encoding ABC transporter substrate-binding protein produces the protein MKKLVFFLVIILTSSMFLAACSSSNESNGKASDGDQVVIDFFHRWPNEPRKSFYDEKIAEFEKQHPNVKINVDAVLNDSYKEKIKVLVSNDDLPDVFTSWSDTFAADLVSSGRIMELNDIMAEDTEWSGNIIESQYAGFTFDEVTYGIPFTVDGKAFFYNKQTDI, from the coding sequence ATGAAAAAGTTAGTATTCTTTTTAGTTATTATTTTAACTAGCTCTATGTTTTTAGCAGCATGTTCTTCCTCCAATGAAAGCAACGGCAAAGCATCTGATGGTGATCAAGTAGTGATTGATTTCTTTCATAGATGGCCGAATGAACCAAGAAAATCATTTTATGATGAAAAAATTGCAGAATTTGAAAAGCAGCATCCTAATGTGAAAATTAATGTTGACGCTGTTTTAAATGATTCATATAAAGAAAAAATTAAAGTATTGGTTTCAAATGATGATCTTCCTGATGTTTTCACCTCATGGTCAGACACGTTTGCCGCAGATTTAGTAAGTTCAGGACGTATTATGGAGCTAAACGATATCATGGCGGAGGATACAGAATGGTCTGGTAATATTATTGAGTCTCAATATGCTGGGTTTACGTTTGATGAGGTTACGTATGGAATACCATTTACTGTTGATGGTAAAGCATTCTTTTATAACAAACAAACAGATATTTGA
- a CDS encoding carbohydrate ABC transporter permease, which produces MKVKKVKITPILFMLPTILFLGLFIYIPLIQNFYNSFFEFSVFSQSKEFVGLSKLKELLVDEVAIIALKNNVKYAIISVLLQVFFALVLAAILEDKLIRRIAPALRVIYFMPVMISISVIALLFGFVYNPQIGLLNSFLELIGLDQLAKPWLGNSTTAIYSVIAMSQWQSIGLITMLFIVAIQKIPKELYEAAEIDGAGKIRRFFSVTVPQVKEAMFVNLLVTVTGSILVFNEPYILTNGGPGNSSMTLAVHMYQTGFIKDDMGYASTLASLIFLLSAIFALIQIKISKTGKED; this is translated from the coding sequence ATGAAGGTTAAAAAGGTGAAAATAACACCAATCTTATTCATGTTACCAACCATATTATTTTTAGGACTATTTATTTACATACCACTTATACAAAACTTCTATAATAGTTTTTTTGAATTTAGTGTATTTTCTCAATCGAAAGAGTTTGTTGGTTTGAGCAAACTGAAGGAATTACTTGTTGATGAGGTAGCCATCATTGCATTAAAGAACAATGTCAAGTATGCGATCATTTCCGTATTACTGCAAGTGTTCTTTGCTTTAGTACTGGCTGCTATTTTAGAGGATAAATTGATTAGACGCATCGCTCCGGCTTTACGAGTTATTTATTTTATGCCGGTCATGATTTCAATTTCAGTTATTGCCTTATTATTTGGATTTGTCTATAATCCGCAAATTGGGTTACTAAATAGTTTCTTAGAGCTCATTGGATTAGATCAGTTAGCAAAGCCTTGGTTAGGTAATTCAACAACTGCCATATATAGTGTTATCGCAATGTCTCAATGGCAAAGTATTGGTCTCATTACAATGTTGTTTATCGTTGCGATTCAGAAAATTCCAAAGGAGCTATATGAAGCTGCAGAGATCGATGGTGCTGGAAAAATACGAAGATTCTTTAGTGTAACGGTACCGCAAGTGAAAGAAGCTATGTTTGTTAACTTACTAGTTACAGTGACTGGATCTATTTTAGTATTTAATGAGCCTTATATTCTCACAAACGGCGGCCCGGGAAATAGTTCCATGACATTAGCGGTTCACATGTATCAAACAGGCTTCATTAAAGACGACATGGGCTATGCATCAACATTAGCATCTCTTATCTTCTTATTATCTGCTATCTTTGCACTTATTCAAATCAAAATTTCGAAAACAGGGAAGGAGGATTGA
- a CDS encoding ABC transporter substrate-binding protein has translation MEYHLLLMVKHSFITNKQIFEEHNIAVPESYDELINALDQLREAGYETPLVEGLTNGWAISHYLGTIFDRVIDNDVLLKDYSIETGEYTDPGYIRSLELFKELTKYMGDVSTAIDHEAARNMFAAGEVPVLYMQFAEVGYVEDAGDVEFGFFNFPAVEGGEGRPKSLTGAPEGWMLSKNAPPEAAEFLKFLTSEETAKAFTKADGQMNAVKGGVTEETSNPTSLEAYQLILDASDSTPWFDNAVDISIADIFMRGGQELATGQTTPEEIMAKVQEAAAKLRNQ, from the coding sequence ATGGAATACCATTTACTGTTGATGGTAAAGCATTCTTTTATAACAAACAAACAGATATTTGAAGAACATAATATAGCTGTACCAGAGTCATATGATGAACTTATCAATGCATTAGATCAACTGAGGGAAGCCGGCTATGAAACACCGTTAGTAGAGGGGTTGACAAACGGTTGGGCCATCTCTCATTATTTGGGAACTATTTTTGATAGAGTCATAGACAATGATGTACTTCTTAAAGACTATAGCATCGAGACGGGTGAATATACAGACCCTGGGTATATACGCAGTCTAGAGCTCTTTAAAGAGTTAACGAAGTACATGGGTGATGTTTCAACGGCTATTGATCATGAAGCAGCTCGAAACATGTTTGCGGCGGGTGAAGTTCCAGTACTATATATGCAATTTGCAGAGGTTGGATATGTAGAAGATGCTGGCGATGTGGAGTTTGGGTTCTTTAATTTCCCGGCAGTTGAAGGTGGAGAAGGAAGACCTAAATCACTTACTGGTGCACCAGAAGGATGGATGTTAAGTAAAAATGCTCCGCCTGAAGCCGCAGAGTTTTTAAAGTTCCTGACTTCAGAGGAAACGGCTAAAGCATTTACGAAAGCAGATGGTCAGATGAATGCTGTTAAAGGCGGTGTAACAGAAGAAACCTCCAACCCAACAAGTCTGGAAGCCTATCAACTTATTCTGGATGCATCAGATTCGACCCCTTGGTTTGATAATGCGGTTGATATCTCAATTGCTGATATTTTCATGCGGGGTGGTCAAGAATTAGCAACCGGTCAAACGACACCAGAAGAAATTATGGCAAAAGTACAGGAAGCAGCTGCTAAATTACGTAACCAATAA
- a CDS encoding carbohydrate ABC transporter permease: protein MLKTNVKKATFPSTIPTNKMKIPVQTRITQNIVLLGLLCFAVLILYPLFWMFISSFKSYQEIYSNVWALPTEWKFENYTLAWSKGISNYFINSVYVTALTIILTVIIGSMAAFVLSRYKNRWIDASLLIIIGGLMMNPQVALIPLFEILTITNLLDTHWALIMTYVAYRLPLTIILIRAFFLTVPKELSESALMDGCNEFGIYWRIYLPISLPIVVTSVILTAYFAWNEFLFATVFINSSELKTIPSGLMVFRDALRTDWGVLLSGMVIATVPMIVLLIFLQKYLVRGLAEGSVKG, encoded by the coding sequence ATGTTAAAAACGAATGTGAAAAAGGCAACTTTCCCTAGTACCATTCCTACAAATAAAATGAAAATCCCAGTTCAGACACGAATCACCCAAAATATTGTATTGCTCGGTTTGCTGTGCTTTGCCGTTCTCATTCTCTATCCACTATTTTGGATGTTCATCTCATCCTTTAAAAGTTATCAGGAAATCTACAGTAATGTATGGGCTTTACCAACGGAATGGAAGTTTGAAAACTATACCCTGGCTTGGTCGAAAGGGATTTCGAACTATTTTATCAACAGTGTTTATGTAACCGCTTTAACGATTATCTTAACTGTTATAATAGGATCTATGGCTGCGTTCGTATTATCCAGGTATAAAAATCGATGGATTGACGCGTCACTTCTAATTATTATTGGCGGGTTAATGATGAATCCGCAAGTTGCATTAATCCCTTTATTTGAAATTTTAACAATAACAAACTTATTAGATACCCATTGGGCACTCATTATGACCTATGTTGCCTATCGGTTACCTTTAACGATTATATTGATTCGGGCATTCTTTTTAACAGTGCCTAAAGAGTTATCAGAATCAGCATTGATGGATGGTTGTAATGAATTCGGGATTTATTGGCGCATTTATTTGCCAATATCATTACCTATCGTCGTTACATCTGTTATTTTAACCGCCTATTTTGCCTGGAATGAATTCTTATTCGCGACCGTATTCATTAATTCCAGTGAATTAAAAACGATTCCATCAGGATTAATGGTCTTTCGTGATGCTCTTCGCACAGACTGGGGAGTATTGCTATCAGGAATGGTGATTGCAACAGTGCCAATGATTGTTCTACTTATTTTCTTACAAAAATATTTGGTTAGAGGTCTTGCAGAAGGATCTGTGAAAGGATGA